A single region of the Pseudomonas sp. B21-023 genome encodes:
- a CDS encoding LysR family transcriptional regulator, which produces MNLKQLEYALAVADTGSFTRAAERCHVVQSALSHQVARLEAQLGVSLFERSSRRVRLTPAGEAFVLSARPAVAAARRVAEDVAAACGQVRGRLSIGEISSLTALDLVDLLVVFHERYPDVDVCWLTAKSELLVTDVCERRLDVGFIGLWHGEALHGVQHRLLAREELVAVLPPGHRLAGRAQLALAELADEVLVDFPEGTGARRQTDEAFQAAGLRHRVQFEIGHIRLVEKFVQRSMAVGLVPERIARGFKDVARVPLVDAPVRHLYAVWSPSPTPAARAFLDVLEEQLLANGG; this is translated from the coding sequence ATGAACCTAAAGCAGCTCGAATACGCCTTGGCCGTGGCCGACACCGGCAGTTTCACCCGCGCCGCCGAACGCTGCCACGTGGTGCAATCGGCCCTCAGCCATCAGGTGGCACGGCTGGAGGCACAGTTGGGGGTAAGCCTGTTCGAGCGCAGTTCGCGGCGGGTGCGCCTGACCCCTGCCGGCGAAGCCTTCGTGCTCAGCGCGCGGCCAGCGGTGGCGGCGGCGCGGCGGGTGGCCGAGGATGTCGCCGCCGCCTGCGGGCAGGTGCGTGGACGTTTGTCGATCGGCGAGATCAGCTCGCTCACCGCGCTGGACCTGGTCGATCTGCTGGTGGTGTTTCATGAGCGCTACCCTGATGTGGACGTGTGCTGGTTGACCGCCAAGAGCGAGTTGCTGGTCACGGACGTCTGCGAGCGGCGCCTGGACGTGGGCTTCATCGGCCTGTGGCATGGCGAGGCGCTGCATGGCGTGCAGCATCGTCTGCTGGCGCGGGAGGAGTTAGTGGCAGTGCTGCCACCTGGTCATCGGTTGGCGGGCAGGGCTCAGCTGGCCCTGGCCGAGCTGGCCGACGAGGTGCTGGTGGACTTTCCCGAGGGCACCGGGGCGCGTCGGCAGACCGACGAGGCGTTCCAGGCGGCAGGGTTGCGGCATCGGGTGCAGTTCGAGATAGGCCATATCCGCCTGGTGGAGAAGTTCGTGCAGCGGAGCATGGCCGTGGGCCTGGTCCCCGAGCGTATCGCTCGGGGCTTCAAGGATGTCGCCAGGGTGCCGCTGGTGGATGCGCCGGTGCGGCACCTGTACGCGGTGTGGTCGCCCAGCCCCACGCCGGCGGCGCGGGCATTTCTGGACGTACTCGAAGAACAGCTGCTGGCGAACGGTGGATAA
- a CDS encoding MarR family winged helix-turn-helix transcriptional regulator — translation MNADTQAPCDALLLDNQVCFALHSTSLLMTKVYKPLLQALGLTYPQYLAMLVLWEQDGLTVGEISQRLLTDPGSLTPLLKRLESEGLLKRSRSREDERVVLVQLTDKGRALQAEAQRVPQCILQASGHSAEQLRKLQADLLTLRAQLQENL, via the coding sequence ATGAACGCCGACACCCAAGCCCCCTGCGACGCGCTGCTGCTGGACAACCAGGTCTGCTTCGCCCTGCACTCGACCTCGTTGCTGATGACCAAGGTCTACAAGCCTTTGCTGCAGGCCCTGGGCCTGACCTACCCGCAGTACCTGGCCATGCTCGTGCTGTGGGAGCAGGACGGCCTGACCGTGGGCGAGATCAGCCAGCGCCTGCTCACCGACCCCGGCTCCCTGACCCCGCTGCTCAAGCGCCTGGAAAGCGAAGGCCTGCTCAAGCGCAGCCGCAGCCGCGAGGACGAACGGGTGGTGCTGGTGCAACTGACCGACAAGGGCCGCGCCCTGCAGGCCGAAGCCCAGCGCGTGCCGCAATGCATCCTGCAGGCCAGCGGCCACAGCGCCGAGCAGTTGCGCAAGCTGCAAGCCGACCTGCTCACCCTGCGCGCGCAGCTGCAAGAAAACCTCTGA
- a CDS encoding GreA/GreB family elongation factor — protein MDKATLLQRIVTTLEHDMEVLRRAAQTAYEAATAEENIAENKYDTLGLEASYLATGQARRTAEIRQALQTYQQLVPRDYDPARGIQVGCLVTLEDEQGQRRRLFLGPEGAGLKIGEGEALVTVITPRAPLGQQLVGKHVDDEVRLVLAGVAQVQFIIDIA, from the coding sequence ATGGACAAGGCCACCCTGCTGCAGCGCATCGTCACCACCCTCGAGCACGACATGGAGGTGCTGCGCCGCGCCGCCCAGACCGCCTACGAGGCCGCCACCGCCGAAGAGAACATCGCCGAGAACAAGTACGACACCCTGGGGCTCGAGGCTTCGTACCTGGCCACCGGACAGGCCCGACGTACCGCCGAGATCCGCCAGGCGCTGCAGACCTATCAGCAACTGGTGCCACGCGACTATGACCCGGCGCGGGGGATCCAGGTCGGCTGCCTGGTGACCCTGGAGGACGAACAGGGGCAGCGTCGCAGGCTGTTCCTCGGGCCCGAAGGCGCCGGCTTGAAGATTGGTGAGGGAGAGGCGCTGGTGACGGTGATCACACCTCGCGCACCGCTAGGCCAGCAGCTGGTCGGCAAGCACGTGGATGACGAAGTACGCCTGGTGCTGGCTGGGGTGGCCCAGGTGCAGTTCATCATCGATATCGCCTGA
- a CDS encoding LysR substrate-binding domain-containing protein translates to MSQYQSLDAEVLRTFVAIAEQGGFTRAGEVVNRTQSAVSMQMKRLEEDILQRQLFERDGRQVRLTAEGQVLLGYARRILKLHGEVFNTLRMPHMVGVVRIGTPDDYAMRYLPGILTRFAQAYPLIHVEVHCDSSKQLMLRQDLDLTIVTREPGNEVGQLLRQERLVWAAAKGFCPQEQRPMPLALFNTDCFCRAWTCNALERHGIEYRIAYTSPSLAAIFAIVHAGLAVTAQLHSLIGGDLRILGEDDGLPQLHMANVMLLRNDQQHSPITDCMAEYIVEGFK, encoded by the coding sequence ATGTCCCAGTATCAGAGTCTCGACGCCGAGGTGCTGCGCACCTTCGTCGCCATTGCCGAGCAAGGTGGTTTCACCCGCGCCGGCGAAGTGGTCAACCGCACCCAGTCGGCGGTGAGCATGCAGATGAAGCGCCTGGAGGAGGACATCCTGCAGCGCCAGCTGTTCGAGCGCGACGGCCGCCAGGTGCGCCTGACCGCCGAGGGCCAGGTGCTGCTGGGCTATGCGCGGCGCATCCTCAAGCTGCATGGCGAGGTATTCAACACCCTGCGCATGCCGCACATGGTCGGGGTGGTGCGCATCGGCACGCCGGACGACTACGCCATGCGCTACCTGCCGGGCATTCTCACCCGCTTTGCCCAGGCCTACCCGCTGATCCATGTCGAGGTGCATTGCGATTCGTCCAAGCAGTTGATGCTGCGCCAGGACCTGGACCTGACCATCGTCACCCGCGAGCCGGGCAACGAGGTCGGCCAGCTGCTGCGCCAGGAACGCCTGGTGTGGGCCGCGGCCAAGGGCTTCTGCCCGCAGGAGCAGCGGCCCATGCCGCTGGCGCTGTTCAACACCGACTGCTTTTGCCGCGCCTGGACCTGCAATGCCCTGGAGCGCCACGGCATCGAGTACCGCATCGCCTACACAAGCCCAAGCCTGGCGGCGATCTTCGCCATCGTGCATGCCGGGCTGGCGGTGACCGCGCAGTTGCACAGCCTGATCGGCGGCGACCTGCGCATCCTCGGCGAGGACGACGGCCTGCCGCAGTTGCACATGGCCAATGTGATGCTGCTGCGCAATGACCAGCAGCATTCGCCGATTACCGACTGCATGGCCGAGTACATCGTCGAAGGGTTCAAGTAA
- a CDS encoding DUF1127 domain-containing protein, whose amino-acid sequence MKGHFNVAHQPAASLGHLWHDASELVLRWFELHRQRDELARLSDATLHDLGLSRADIQQEADRHFWEDPLRK is encoded by the coding sequence ATGAAAGGTCATTTCAACGTAGCTCACCAACCGGCCGCATCCCTGGGCCATCTGTGGCACGACGCCAGCGAGCTGGTGCTGCGCTGGTTCGAACTGCACCGCCAGCGCGACGAGTTGGCGCGCCTGAGCGATGCCACGCTGCACGATCTTGGGTTGTCGCGGGCGGATATCCAGCAGGAGGCCGACCGGCATTTCTGGGAGGACCCGTTGCGTAAATGA
- a CDS encoding LysR family transcriptional regulator, with amino-acid sequence MSPDILTEQLSLFLDVLETGSFSAAARRHPLTPSAVARRIDSLENAVGSRLFSRSTHAVRATPAGNAFAERARRIIEELRLARAEAVSLSNAPEGLIRIDAPAAFGRRHLAPAIADFLVAYPGLDVQLRLIDSFVDLHGSHLGEVDLVLRAGPLADTRLVATPLAYMVRIACASPAYLANRGVPACPSELPGHDGLDWDGLAPPFAWRFEVGGQTRLYRPTRMRMAANNAETLLFGALAGLGIAHLPTWLVSDYLLRGELLPLFCDNGLPAPETSGIYALRLEHETNSRSRLLLEFLKSRFSPVPPWDLALRSELRWQ; translated from the coding sequence ATGAGCCCCGATATCCTCACCGAACAACTGAGCCTGTTCCTCGATGTGCTGGAGACCGGCAGCTTCTCCGCCGCCGCCCGTCGCCATCCGCTCACGCCTTCGGCCGTGGCCAGGCGCATCGACAGCCTGGAAAACGCGGTGGGCAGCCGGCTGTTCTCGCGCAGCACCCATGCGGTGCGCGCCACGCCGGCCGGCAATGCGTTCGCCGAACGGGCCCGGCGCATCATCGAGGAACTGCGCCTGGCCCGGGCCGAGGCGGTATCCCTGAGCAACGCCCCCGAAGGGCTGATCCGCATCGACGCCCCGGCCGCTTTCGGCCGGCGTCACCTCGCTCCGGCCATCGCTGACTTCCTGGTCGCCTACCCCGGGCTCGACGTGCAACTGCGCCTGATCGACAGTTTCGTCGACCTGCACGGCAGCCACCTGGGCGAAGTCGACCTGGTGCTGCGCGCGGGGCCCCTGGCCGACACGCGCCTGGTGGCCACGCCACTGGCCTATATGGTGCGGATCGCCTGCGCCAGCCCGGCGTACCTGGCCAATCGCGGCGTTCCGGCCTGCCCCAGCGAGCTGCCTGGGCATGACGGCCTCGACTGGGACGGCCTGGCACCACCGTTCGCCTGGCGCTTCGAGGTCGGCGGCCAGACCCGCCTGTACCGCCCGACGCGCATGCGCATGGCCGCCAACAATGCCGAGACGCTGCTGTTCGGTGCCTTGGCCGGGCTGGGCATCGCCCACCTGCCGACCTGGCTGGTCAGCGACTACCTGCTGCGCGGCGAACTGCTCCCCCTGTTCTGCGACAACGGCCTGCCGGCCCCCGAAACCAGCGGGATTTATGCACTGCGCCTTGAACATGAAACGAACTCTCGCAGCCGCTTGCTGCTCGAATTCCTCAAGAGCCGTTTCAGCCCGGTGCCGCCCTGGGACCTGGCGCTGAGAAGCGAGCTGCGCTGGCAATGA
- the earP gene encoding elongation factor P maturation arginine rhamnosyltransferase EarP encodes MKTTWDIFCTVVDNYGDIGVTWRLARQLASEHDLAVRLWVDDLQAFVRLCPEADSHAEQQWRQGVEVRHWPATWQGAEPAQVVVGAFACQLPQAYVEAMGEQATPPLWLNLDYLSAEDWVDGCHGLPSPQANGLRKFFFFPGFTEKTGGLLREAALLPRCQAFRQAPDERARFLAGLGVHPEAGARLISLFAYENPQLGNWLDVLAEGAHPSHLLVPQGRILGDLGHWLGEADLAVGALHRRGALTVQVLPFVSQDDYDQLLWSCDFNAVRGEDSFVRAQWAGVPMLWHIYIQEENAHWEKLEAFLAHYCHGLSAAAGQALSELWRAWNMDRPMGQAWQALQPHWEEVREHARQWQAAQAARPDLATRLVQFYRNSL; translated from the coding sequence ATGAAAACCACCTGGGACATCTTCTGCACGGTCGTCGACAACTATGGCGACATCGGCGTCACCTGGCGCCTGGCGCGCCAGCTGGCGAGCGAGCATGACCTCGCCGTGCGCCTGTGGGTGGATGACCTGCAAGCCTTCGTGCGCCTGTGCCCTGAGGCCGATAGCCACGCCGAACAGCAGTGGCGGCAGGGCGTCGAGGTGCGCCACTGGCCGGCCACGTGGCAAGGCGCGGAGCCGGCGCAGGTGGTGGTGGGCGCCTTCGCCTGCCAGTTACCGCAGGCCTATGTCGAGGCCATGGGCGAGCAGGCCACGCCGCCCTTGTGGCTGAACCTGGACTACCTCAGTGCCGAAGACTGGGTGGATGGCTGCCATGGCTTGCCGTCGCCCCAGGCCAATGGGTTGCGCAAGTTCTTTTTCTTCCCGGGTTTCACCGAGAAGACCGGTGGCCTGCTGCGCGAAGCGGCCTTGCTGCCCCGTTGCCAGGCGTTTCGCCAGGCGCCGGATGAGCGGGCGAGGTTCCTGGCAGGGCTGGGCGTCCATCCCGAGGCCGGGGCGCGGCTGATCTCGCTGTTCGCCTACGAGAATCCACAGTTGGGCAACTGGCTCGACGTACTGGCCGAAGGCGCGCACCCCAGCCACCTGCTGGTACCGCAGGGGCGCATCCTGGGCGACCTCGGCCACTGGCTGGGCGAGGCGGACTTGGCCGTGGGGGCGCTGCATCGGCGCGGCGCCTTGACGGTCCAGGTGCTGCCTTTCGTCAGCCAGGACGACTACGACCAGTTGCTGTGGAGCTGCGATTTCAACGCCGTGCGCGGCGAGGACTCGTTCGTGCGGGCGCAATGGGCTGGGGTGCCGATGCTGTGGCACATCTACATCCAGGAAGAGAACGCCCACTGGGAAAAGCTCGAAGCATTCCTCGCCCATTATTGCCATGGGTTGTCGGCCGCCGCCGGGCAGGCGCTGAGCGAACTGTGGCGGGCCTGGAACATGGACCGCCCGATGGGGCAGGCCTGGCAGGCGCTGCAGCCACACTGGGAGGAAGTGCGCGAACATGCCCGCCAGTGGCAGGCCGCGCAGGCCGCTCGGCCGGACCTTGCCACGAGGCTGGTACAGTTTTACCGAAATTCGCTATGA
- a CDS encoding LysR family transcriptional regulator, with translation MESFSSLECFIRSAEVGSFAEAARRLSLTPAAVGKNVAQLEARLGVRLFLRSTRKLTLTEAGQRFLAEVSESFRTIQYAVANLANCEGHPSGVLRVSMGTVFGRLYVLPLLGEFLARYPAVTADWHFDNRQVDLIGQGFDAALGGGFELPPGVVARKLTPAHRVLVASPGYMRQHGPIDRPEQLQACAGILIRSPQTGRVRSWPLTSRWQEQQPLQLPQRLTMSDSDAACAVAEQGLGIALVSLPFALPYLASGRLCRVLPDWYVDDGHISLYYAERKLLPGKTRAFIDFVVEQFAEQGLAQRFDALQR, from the coding sequence ATGGAATCCTTCAGCAGTCTGGAATGCTTCATCCGCAGCGCCGAAGTCGGCAGCTTTGCCGAAGCGGCCAGGCGCCTTTCGCTCACCCCCGCGGCGGTCGGCAAGAACGTCGCCCAGCTGGAGGCGCGGCTTGGTGTGCGCCTGTTCCTGCGCAGCACGCGCAAACTGACCCTGACCGAGGCCGGGCAGCGTTTTCTGGCCGAGGTGAGCGAGAGTTTTCGCACCATCCAGTATGCCGTGGCCAATCTGGCCAACTGCGAAGGCCACCCCTCGGGCGTGCTGCGGGTCAGCATGGGTACGGTGTTCGGGCGCCTGTACGTGTTGCCGTTGCTGGGCGAGTTCCTGGCGCGCTATCCGGCGGTGACGGCGGACTGGCATTTCGACAACCGCCAGGTCGACCTGATCGGCCAGGGTTTCGACGCCGCCCTCGGCGGTGGTTTCGAGCTGCCGCCCGGGGTGGTGGCACGCAAGCTGACGCCTGCGCACCGGGTGCTGGTGGCTTCGCCGGGCTATATGCGTCAGCACGGGCCGATCGACCGGCCGGAACAGTTGCAGGCTTGCGCCGGCATCCTCATCCGCTCGCCGCAGACCGGCAGGGTGCGCAGCTGGCCGCTGACCAGCCGCTGGCAGGAGCAACAGCCGCTGCAACTGCCCCAGCGCCTGACCATGAGCGATTCGGACGCCGCCTGCGCGGTGGCCGAGCAGGGCCTGGGCATCGCCCTGGTCAGCCTGCCATTCGCCTTGCCTTACCTGGCCTCAGGCCGGCTGTGCCGGGTGCTGCCGGACTGGTACGTCGACGATGGGCACATCAGCCTGTACTACGCCGAGCGCAAGCTGTTGCCGGGCAAGACCCGCGCCTTCATCGATTTCGTGGTGGAGCAGTTTGCCGAGCAGGGGCTGGCACAGCGCTTCGATGCCTTGCAGCGATAA
- a CDS encoding winged helix-turn-helix domain-containing protein — protein sequence MSFSLSLAQARRLALSAQGFGKSPAHPPTLATLKRMLQRLGVVQIDSVNALVRSHYLPLFSRLGDYPADLLDQLAWGKRRQRRLFEYWGHEASLLPLELYPLMRWRMADAADGKGIYRQLATFGRERREVIDRVLAAVRERGALGAGSLSTREERAGPWWDWSEEKHALEWLFAAGQVTVAGRRGFERLYDLPERVLPAAILEQAWLSETEAHQGLLLHAAGALGVATEQDLRDYFRLSPQQSKAALAVLVEDGRLQACAVQGWKQPAYVVGLPRIPRRIEASTLLSPFDSLVWARERTQRLFDFRYRLEIYTPAHKRVYGYYVLPFLHKERIAARLDLRAERAHGHLAVHAVHEEAQGLDEEGYQALAASLLRMAGWLGLAQVRLDCPRAEGSRLRQALLSGAPA from the coding sequence ATGTCCTTCAGCCTGTCCCTCGCCCAGGCCCGCCGCCTGGCTTTGTCTGCCCAGGGCTTTGGCAAGTCGCCCGCGCACCCGCCGACCCTCGCCACTCTCAAGCGCATGCTCCAGCGCCTGGGCGTGGTGCAGATCGACTCGGTCAACGCGCTGGTGCGTTCTCATTACCTGCCGTTGTTCTCGCGCCTTGGCGACTATCCAGCCGACCTGCTGGACCAGCTCGCCTGGGGCAAGCGCCGTCAGCGGCGACTATTCGAATACTGGGGGCATGAGGCGTCGTTGCTGCCGCTGGAGCTCTACCCGCTGATGCGCTGGCGCATGGCCGACGCCGCCGACGGCAAGGGCATCTACCGGCAGCTGGCGACCTTTGGCCGGGAGCGGCGCGAGGTCATCGACCGGGTACTGGCTGCCGTGCGCGAGCGCGGCGCTTTGGGTGCAGGCAGCCTGTCGACCCGCGAGGAACGCGCCGGCCCTTGGTGGGACTGGAGCGAAGAAAAACACGCGCTGGAATGGCTGTTTGCCGCCGGCCAGGTCACCGTGGCCGGGCGTCGCGGTTTCGAGCGCCTGTATGACCTGCCCGAGCGGGTGCTGCCGGCAGCCATTCTCGAGCAGGCCTGGCTCAGCGAGACCGAGGCGCACCAGGGCTTGCTGCTGCACGCCGCAGGCGCCCTGGGCGTGGCCACCGAACAGGACCTGCGCGACTACTTCCGCCTATCGCCGCAGCAGAGCAAGGCCGCCCTGGCTGTTTTGGTCGAGGACGGGCGCCTGCAGGCCTGTGCCGTGCAGGGTTGGAAACAGCCGGCGTATGTCGTGGGCCTGCCACGGATACCCCGGCGAATCGAGGCCAGCACCTTGCTCTCGCCGTTCGACTCGTTGGTCTGGGCGCGGGAGCGCACCCAGCGGCTGTTCGATTTTCGCTATCGCCTGGAGATCTACACCCCCGCGCACAAGCGGGTGTACGGCTACTACGTGCTGCCGTTCCTGCACAAAGAGCGCATTGCCGCGCGTCTGGACCTGCGCGCCGAGCGCGCCCACGGGCATCTGGCGGTGCATGCGGTGCACGAGGAGGCGCAGGGGCTGGACGAGGAGGGCTACCAGGCCCTGGCGGCCAGCCTGTTGCGCATGGCCGGCTGGTTGGGCCTGGCGCAGGTGCGGCTCGACTGCCCCCGCGCCGAGGGCAGCCGGCTGCGTCAGGCGTTGCTCAGCGGCGCACCTGCTTGA
- a CDS encoding organic hydroperoxide resistance protein encodes MQKVTPLYIAEATSTGGRDGKSRSSDGKLEVKLSTPKELGGAGGEGTNPEQMFAAGYSACFIGALKFVAGQEKKALPADASITAKVGIGQIPGGFGLDIDLHINLPGLAQADAEGLVEKAHKVCPYSNATRGNVDVRLHVTV; translated from the coding sequence ATGCAAAAGGTCACTCCGCTGTACATCGCAGAAGCCACTTCCACCGGTGGTCGTGATGGCAAATCCCGCTCCAGCGACGGCAAGCTGGAAGTCAAGCTGAGCACCCCGAAAGAGCTGGGCGGCGCCGGAGGTGAAGGCACCAACCCCGAGCAGATGTTCGCCGCCGGGTACTCGGCCTGCTTCATCGGCGCATTGAAGTTCGTTGCCGGTCAGGAGAAAAAAGCCCTGCCGGCGGACGCCTCGATCACCGCCAAGGTCGGCATCGGCCAGATCCCCGGCGGTTTCGGCCTGGACATTGACCTGCACATCAACCTGCCTGGCCTGGCCCAGGCCGACGCCGAAGGGCTGGTGGAGAAGGCGCACAAGGTCTGCCCGTACTCCAACGCCACCCGCGGCAATGTGGATGTGCGCCTGCATGTGACGGTGTAA
- a CDS encoding 3-oxoacyl-ACP reductase family protein, whose product MSQALPLTGKVALVQGGSRGIGAAIVRRLARDGAKVAFTYVSSSASAEALAGEINSGGGQALALRADSADIQAVQQAVSDTAKAFGGLDILVNNAGVLAVAPVAEFDLADFDRLLAVNVRSVFVATQAAVKYMGQGGRVINIGSTNAERMPFAGGAPYAMSKSALVGLTKGLARDLGPQGITVNNVQPGPVDTDMNPASGEFAESLIPLMAIGRYGQADEIASFVGYLAGPEASYITGASLLADGGFAA is encoded by the coding sequence ATGTCCCAAGCACTTCCCCTCACCGGCAAGGTGGCCCTGGTCCAGGGCGGCTCCCGCGGTATCGGCGCGGCCATAGTCCGCCGCCTGGCCCGCGACGGCGCCAAGGTCGCCTTCACCTATGTCAGCTCGAGCGCCAGCGCCGAGGCCTTGGCGGGTGAGATCAACAGCGGCGGCGGCCAAGCCCTGGCCCTGCGCGCCGACAGCGCCGACATCCAGGCCGTGCAGCAGGCCGTGTCCGACACCGCGAAAGCCTTCGGGGGCCTGGATATCCTGGTCAACAACGCTGGCGTGCTGGCGGTGGCGCCGGTCGCCGAGTTCGACCTGGCCGACTTCGACCGGCTGCTGGCGGTCAATGTGCGCAGCGTGTTCGTGGCCACCCAGGCGGCGGTGAAGTACATGGGCCAGGGTGGGCGGGTCATCAACATCGGCAGTACCAACGCCGAGCGCATGCCGTTCGCCGGTGGCGCGCCCTATGCCATGAGCAAGTCGGCGCTGGTCGGCCTGACCAAGGGCCTGGCCCGGGACCTGGGGCCGCAGGGGATCACCGTCAACAATGTGCAGCCTGGGCCGGTGGACACCGACATGAACCCGGCCAGTGGCGAGTTCGCCGAGAGCCTGATCCCGCTGATGGCTATCGGGCGCTATGGCCAGGCGGACGAGATCGCCAGCTTCGTGGGCTATCTGGCGGGGCCTGAGGCCAGCTACATCACAGGGGCGAGCTTGCTGGCCGATGGTGGGTTTGCGGCCTGA
- the efp gene encoding elongation factor P, whose translation MKTGKELKPGTVLRIDNDPWLVQKAEFTKSGRNSAIMKTKLKNLLTGYKTETVYGADDKLDDVILDRKEATLSFISGDSYTFMDTTDYTMYELNAEDIDAVLPYIEEGMEDICEAVFFEGRLVSVELPTTISRQVTYTENAARGDTSGKVMKPAKLKNGTEIQVADFIQIDEWIDIDTRDNSFKGRSKK comes from the coding sequence ATGAAAACTGGTAAAGAACTGAAACCCGGTACCGTACTGCGGATCGACAACGACCCGTGGCTGGTTCAGAAAGCTGAGTTCACCAAGTCGGGCCGTAACAGCGCGATCATGAAGACCAAGCTGAAGAACCTGCTGACCGGCTACAAGACCGAAACCGTATACGGTGCGGACGACAAGCTGGACGACGTGATCCTGGATCGCAAAGAAGCGACCCTGTCGTTCATCAGCGGTGACTCGTACACCTTCATGGACACCACCGACTACACCATGTACGAGCTGAACGCCGAAGACATCGACGCCGTTCTGCCGTACATCGAAGAAGGCATGGAAGACATCTGCGAAGCCGTCTTCTTCGAAGGCCGCCTGGTATCGGTAGAACTGCCGACCACCATCAGCCGCCAGGTTACCTACACCGAGAACGCCGCACGTGGCGACACCTCGGGCAAGGTCATGAAGCCTGCCAAGCTGAAGAACGGTACCGAGATCCAGGTTGCCGACTTCATCCAGATCGACGAGTGGATCGACATCGACACTCGCGACAACAGCTTCAAGGGCCGTTCCAAGAAGTAA
- a CDS encoding sulfite exporter TauE/SafE family protein has protein sequence MIEWLMYIVLGAALGTVGGLFGIGGGLIAIPALGVLFGLDQQLAQGTALVMVVPNVLLALWRYHQRNRIELRHAVPLSLCSFLFAWLGSIWAVGIDAQSMRLYFVGFLVALALWNVARMCLPVKPPSNQLRYPWPWLGVLGSFAGTMGGLFGVGGAVVATPILTSVFGTTQVVAQGLSLALAAPSTAVTLLTYGLHQSVDWSIGVPLAVGGLLSISWGVKLAHALPEKVLRSMFCVFLVVCAVMLGFEL, from the coding sequence ATGATCGAGTGGTTGATGTATATCGTGTTGGGTGCCGCCCTGGGCACTGTGGGTGGCCTCTTCGGTATTGGTGGCGGGCTGATCGCGATCCCGGCGCTGGGGGTGCTGTTCGGCCTTGACCAGCAACTGGCCCAGGGCACCGCCCTGGTGATGGTGGTGCCCAACGTGCTGCTTGCGTTGTGGCGCTATCACCAGCGCAACCGCATCGAGTTGCGCCATGCCGTGCCGCTGTCGTTGTGCAGCTTTTTGTTCGCCTGGCTGGGGTCGATCTGGGCAGTGGGCATCGATGCCCAGTCGATGCGCCTGTATTTCGTCGGTTTCCTGGTGGCCCTGGCGTTGTGGAACGTGGCGCGCATGTGCCTGCCGGTGAAGCCGCCGAGCAACCAGCTGCGCTATCCCTGGCCATGGCTGGGCGTGCTGGGCAGCTTTGCCGGGACCATGGGCGGGCTGTTCGGCGTGGGTGGCGCGGTGGTGGCCACGCCGATATTGACCTCCGTGTTCGGCACCACCCAGGTGGTGGCCCAGGGGTTGTCGCTGGCATTGGCGGCGCCGAGCACTGCGGTGACCCTGCTGACCTACGGCCTGCACCAGAGCGTGGATTGGAGCATCGGGGTGCCGTTGGCGGTGGGTGGGTTGCTGAGCATCAGCTGGGGGGTGAAGCTGGCCCATGCGTTGCCGGAAAAGGTACTGCGCTCGATGTTCTGTGTGTTTCTGGTGGTGTGCGCGGTGATGCTCGGGTTCGAGCTCTGA